In Streptomyces sp. HUAS ZL42, the DNA window GATCTGCCGCACCGTCGCGTCCGGCGCCCCGGAGAGGCTGTACTGCCGTATCTGGCGGGCACCGTCCGGGAGCTCGACGCGTACGGAGACGTACTGCCCCGCGCGGAAGCCGGCCACCGGTCCGCCGTCGACGGGCCGCAGCCGGAAGGTCACGACGTCGGCGGTCTCCGTGACCCGCTCCACGACCTGCCAGTCCCGCCAGCCGGGCTCGCGGGCCTCCTCGTACAGCCGCTTCTCGATCGCGATCAGCGCGTTCGCCATCAGCCAGTAGACCTCGTCCCAGGCGGCCGCCACCTCGGGGGTGACGGCCTCGCCCAGCACATCGGCGATGGCGGCGAAGAGGTGCTCGTGGACGATCGCGTACTGCTCGGGCGTGACGCCCAGCGACGCGTGCTTGTGGGCGATCCGGCCGAGCATCGCGTCGGGCCGCCGGTCCGGGTGCTCCAGGAGGTGCGTCGCGAAGGCGGCGATCGAACCGGCCAGGGCCTGACGCTGGGTGCCGGCGGCCTGGTTGCCGCGGTTGAAGAGGTCGCGCAGCAGCTCGGGGTGGGCGGCGAACATCCCGGCGTAGAAGCGCTCGGTGATCTCGCCCAGGGCCGCCCCGACGGCGGGGAGGGTGGCGCGGACGGTGGCGGCGGACGGCTCGGACAGCATCGGGGCTCCTTGTGGCTCGGCTGATCGGCACCGTATTTAAACTTGCATCCAAGATGCAAATTAAAGGGAAGTGGTGTCGCTCACGCAGGAGCTCGCGCAGGAAAGGGGTCGGCCATTACGGATGTCGGTCCGAGCAGGCAAGATGGGCGGAAGAGCAGTACACCTGCCCGACGTGAGGCGTTCGGGCCGCGGTCGCTTCGGCGATCAAGGTCCGCAACGCGCATGAAATGCTGTTGTGGTGGGATGCTCAGGTGCCCGACCGCCTCCCGCGGTACCGGAGACAGGCGGCCTGACCAGCAAGGATGGGGAAGCGGAAGATGGACAAGCAGCAGGAGTTCGTGCTCCGGACGTTGGAGGAGCGCGACATCCGGTTCGTACGGCTGTGGTTCACGGACGTGCTGGGCTTCCTCAAGTCCGTGGCCGTGGCCCCGGCCGAGCTGGAACAGGCCTTCGACGAGGGCATCGGCTTCGACGGCTCCGCGATCGAGGGCTTCGCCCGGGTCTACGAGTCCGACATGATCGCCAAGCCGGACCCCTCGACCTTCCAGGTACTGCCCTGGCGCGCGGAGGCCCCCGGCACCGCCCGCATGTTCTGCGACATCCTCATGCCGGACGGCTCCCCGTCCTTCGCCGACCCGCGCTACGTCCTGAAGCGCGCCCTGGCCCGAGCCTCCGACCTGGGCTTCACCTTCTACACCCACCCCGAGATCGAGTTCTTCCTCCTGAAGGACAAGCCGGTCGACGGCACCCGCCCGACCCCCGCCGACAACTCCGGCTACTTCGACCACACCCCGCAGAACGTCGGCATG includes these proteins:
- a CDS encoding globin domain-containing protein gives rise to the protein MLSEPSAATVRATLPAVGAALGEITERFYAGMFAAHPELLRDLFNRGNQAAGTQRQALAGSIAAFATHLLEHPDRRPDAMLGRIAHKHASLGVTPEQYAIVHEHLFAAIADVLGEAVTPEVAAAWDEVYWLMANALIAIEKRLYEEAREPGWRDWQVVERVTETADVVTFRLRPVDGGPVAGFRAGQYVSVRVELPDGARQIRQYSLSGAPDATVRQISVKRVHDGTAPDGEVSNHLHARVREGSVLQLSAPYGDLVLDDAADTPLLLASAGIGVTPMVAMLEQLAESGHRAPVTVVHADRSPAEHALRDDQEAYAGKLPEAAVHFWYEEDAPAAAHSGLADLARVPVAPGTRAYLCGPLPFMRAVRAQLIEKGVAPADIHYEVFGPDLWLAQEG